A portion of the Lolium rigidum isolate FL_2022 chromosome 1, APGP_CSIRO_Lrig_0.1, whole genome shotgun sequence genome contains these proteins:
- the LOC124683453 gene encoding ribosomal RNA small subunit methyltransferase-like has product MAGGKIQKKRHGGGGGGGGARLQGGIPFEKSKGQHILRNPALVDSIIAKAGLKPTDTVLEIGPGTGNLTKKLLEAGVKAVVAVELDPRMVLELNRRFQGNPLASRLKIIQGDVLKCDLPYFDICVANIPYQISSPLTFKLLSHRPIFRCAVIMFQREFAMRLVAQPGDTLYCRLSVNVQLLSRVSHLLKVGRNNFRPPPKVDSSVVRIEPRKPLPPVSFKEWDGLVRICFNRKNKTLGSLFKQKRVLELLEKNFKTMQSLQLAQESGMAEEKMSPDDVALLANMVEDLSMETSDEKDDDDMEMDDGDVADDRASFKEKIMGILQQGDFAEKRSSKLSQIDFLYLLSLFNKAGIHFS; this is encoded by the exons ATGGCGGGCGGGAAGATCCAGAAGAAGCGGCACGGgggaggcgggggcggcggcggcgcccggctGCAGGGCGGGATCCCGTTCGAGAAGTCCAAGGGCCAGCATATCCTGCGGAACCCAGCGCTGGTGGACTCCATCATCGCCAAGGCCGGCCTCAAGCCCACCGACACCGTCCTCGAGATCGGGCCCGGCACGGGGAATCTCACCAAGAAGCTGCTCGAGGCCGGCGTCaaggccgtcgtcgccgtcgagctCGACCCGCGGATGGTTCTCGAGCTCAACCGCCGGTTCCAGGGAAACCCCCTCGCCTCACGCCTCAAG ATTATCCAGGGAGATGTGCTTAAATGTGATCTTCCGTACTTTGATATCTGCGTGGCGAACATCCCATACCAGATCTCATCCCCTCTTACATTCAAGCTTCTGTCGCACCGTCCAATCTTTAGGTGCGCTGTGATCATGTTCCAACGTGAGTTTGCCATGAGACTTGTGGCGCAGCCTGGAGACACTCTCTACTGCCGTCTATCAGTGAACGTGCAGCTCTTATCACGTGTGTCACATCTCCTGAAGGTTGGGCGGAATAACTTCAGGCCTCCACCTAAGGTGGATTCTTCAGTTGTGCGTATCGAGCCCAGGAAGCCCCTCCCTCCTGTCAGCTTCAAAGagtgggatggacttgtgaggATCTGCTTTAATCGAAAAAACAAGACCCTGGGCTCCCTTTTCAAGCAGAAGCGTGTCCTTGAGTTGCTAGAGAAGAATTTCAAGACAATGCAGTCCCTCCAACTCGCCCAAGAATCTGGAATGGCTGAGGAGAAGATGTCACCGGATGATGTCGCATTGCTTGCGAATATGGTTGAGGACCTGAGCATGGAGACTAGTGATGAGAAGGATGATGATGACATGGAAATGGATGATGGCGATGTGGCAGATGATCGTGCTAGTTTCAAAGAGAAGATTATGGGCATATTGCAGCAGGGTGATTTTGCAGAGAAGAGATCTTCCAAGCTGAGCCAAATTGATTTCCTGTACTTGCTGTCTCTCTTCAACAAAGCAGGCATACATTTCTCATGA
- the LOC124657210 gene encoding uncharacterized protein LOC124657210, whose amino-acid sequence MDIALSAVTSEIISRFASFLISKYREHTCLTKKKRNLESLRRLLLRVHCVVEEAEGRYITNSRMLLQLRMLMEAMYRGYDVLNTYGPLEQIRTHVEVSGSYTMAFPIVRRSGSKEVQTALETLEGATTNINEFITLLTGCERMFRSPYSCYLYMDNFMFGRQVERQHVMNILLQDNDPHRGLTVLPVIGGCRVGKKTLVWSVCSDERICSRFSSIIHVNGCEIQTIDHDSFSNVRTLVTVEIQSDVDDKEWYKFHSLLLTRTGKGSKVVIISRLEKLARFGTVNLVRINTFSQEEYSYLFKVLAFGSSDLVDHPHLALIGKELATLMKGSLVHLNVYSSMLRNNLNVPFWIRVLKLYRTMMETNLSTFGEHLRALLDKGSTVDITEFSPSSSSSRFMLLVGGKDSSRSGELPRMTFGD is encoded by the coding sequence ATGGACATTGCCCTCTCTGCCGTGACGAGCGAAATAATCAGCCGGTTTGCGTCTTTCCTCATTAGCAAGTACAGAGAGCACACATGCCTtaccaagaagaagaggaacctaGAATCGCTGCGTCGGCTCCTTCTCAGGGTTCACTGCGTCGTCGAGGAGGCCGAGGGGCGATACATCACAAACTCAAGGATGCTGCTGCAGCTCAGGATGCTCATGGAGGCTATGTACCgggggtatgatgtcttgaacacCTATGGTCCCTTAGAACAGATCAGAACACATGTGGAGGTTAGTGGCTCTTATACCATGGCTTTCCCTATCGTCAGACGTTCTGGTAGCAAGGAGGTGCAGACTGCACTGGAAACTTTGGAGGGCGCCACCACAAACATAAACGAATTCATCACGCTCCTAACAGGCTGCGAACGCATGTTTCGCAGCCCGTATAGTTGCTACCTTTACATGGACAACTTCATGTTTGGCCGCCAAGTTGAGAGGCAGCATGTCATGAACATCTTATTGCAGGATAATGATCCCCATAGGGGTCTGACCGTGCTGCCGGTCATCGGTGGTTGCAGAGTAGGCAAGAAAACTTTAGTCTGGAGCGTTTGCTCCGACGAGAGGATCTGTTCCCGCTTCTCTTCCATTATCCATGTCAATGGATGTGAGATTCAAACAATTGACCATGACAGCTTCAGTAATGTCAGGACTTTGGTTACCGTTGAAATTCAGTCAGATGTGGATGACAAGGAATGGTACAAGTTTCACTCACTGCTCCTGACTCGCACGGGTAAAGGAAGCAAGGTTGTGATCATAAGCCGGCTGGAGAAGCTAGCGAGGTTCGGAACCGTAAACCTGGTACGAATCAATACCTTCTCACAAGAGGAATACAGCTACCTTTTCAAGGTCCTCGCGTTCGGTAGTTCCGACCTGGTGGACCATCCGCACCTAGCATTGATAGGGAAGGAGCTAGCAACACTGATGAAGGGGTCACTTGTCCATCTAAACGTGTACTCCAGTATGCTGAGAAACAACCTGAATGTTCCATTCTGGATCCGTGTCCTGAAACTATACAGAACAATGATGGAGACTAATCTATCCACCTTCGGAGAACACCTGAGAGCTCTTCTTGACAAAGGTAGCACCGTAGACATCACTGAGTTTTCaccctcatcatcgtcgtctcgTTTTATGCTACTGGTTGGTGGAAAGGACTCCTCCAGATCAGGTGAGCTCCCCAGGATGACATTTGGAGAC